Proteins from a single region of Noviherbaspirillum saxi:
- a CDS encoding alpha/beta fold hydrolase — translation MTQKFPIPFGKEATLKNGLKIHYHEAGGGAPVVFLHGSGPGASGYSNFKGNYPEFAEAGWRTIVPDLPGYGLSSKPEDAEYVLDFFVDALHQFLQAIGVTRCTLVGNSLGGAIAIKYALDFPADIAGLILMAPGGVEERETYFQMEGIQKMVALFAGRQLDAPTMRGLMSLLVHDPALLTDALIAERVGVCDTQPTTVLSTMRVPNMTERLHELPCPVLGFWGTDDRFNPVSGVMKLMQHCRDARFLLVNRCGHWVMVEHRDTFNRMCLDFLSELKEQQ, via the coding sequence ATGACCCAAAAATTTCCCATCCCGTTCGGGAAAGAGGCGACGCTGAAGAACGGTCTGAAAATCCACTACCACGAGGCCGGCGGCGGCGCGCCAGTGGTGTTCCTGCACGGCAGCGGGCCGGGCGCCAGCGGCTATAGCAATTTCAAGGGCAACTATCCGGAATTCGCCGAAGCGGGCTGGCGCACCATCGTGCCGGACTTGCCCGGCTACGGCCTGTCGTCGAAGCCGGAAGACGCCGAATACGTGCTCGATTTTTTCGTCGACGCGCTGCATCAGTTCCTGCAAGCGATCGGCGTCACGCGCTGCACGCTGGTCGGCAATTCGCTAGGCGGCGCGATCGCGATCAAGTACGCACTGGATTTTCCGGCTGACATCGCCGGCCTGATCCTGATGGCGCCGGGCGGCGTCGAAGAGCGCGAAACCTACTTCCAGATGGAAGGCATCCAGAAGATGGTGGCCTTGTTCGCCGGCCGCCAGCTCGACGCCCCCACGATGCGCGGCCTGATGTCGCTGCTGGTGCACGATCCTGCACTGCTCACAGATGCCTTGATCGCCGAACGCGTCGGCGTATGCGACACGCAGCCGACCACAGTGCTGTCGACCATGCGCGTACCCAACATGACCGAGCGCCTGCACGAACTGCCCTGCCCGGTGCTCGGCTTCTGGGGCACCGACGACAGGTTCAATCCGGTGTCGGGCGTGATGAAACTAATGCAGCACTGCCGCGATGCGCGCTTCCTGCTGGTCAACCGTTGCGGACACTGGGTGATGGTGGAGCACCGCGACACCTTCAACCGCATGTGTCTTGATTTCTTATCTGAATTAAAGGAACAACAATGA
- a CDS encoding SDR family NAD(P)-dependent oxidoreductase translates to MKQVSRLFSLNGKVALITGGARGIGGATAQLLADAGAKVAVVDLLENEGVESVREIEAAGGAARFWKLDVSDEAAVARVFAEVEAHFGRLDILINNAGIEGENIPTHQMTLEQWERVMRINVTGTFLCTKHAIAAMERAGGGAIVNVSSMYGVVGGPDVPAYHASKGAVRLMAKTDALLYATKNIRANSIHPGFIRTPMVEHALSKLGPLEHVIAGMAQLNPVQRIGVPEDIAAGILYLVSDAGRYVTGTELIIDGGYTAR, encoded by the coding sequence ATGAAGCAAGTTTCACGTCTTTTTTCCCTGAATGGCAAGGTCGCCCTGATCACCGGCGGGGCGCGCGGCATTGGCGGCGCCACCGCGCAATTGCTGGCGGACGCCGGTGCCAAGGTGGCAGTGGTTGACCTGCTGGAAAACGAGGGAGTGGAATCGGTGCGCGAGATCGAGGCAGCCGGCGGCGCCGCGCGCTTCTGGAAGCTCGATGTCAGCGACGAAGCAGCGGTCGCGCGCGTGTTCGCCGAAGTCGAGGCGCATTTCGGCCGGCTCGACATCCTGATCAATAACGCCGGCATTGAAGGCGAAAACATCCCGACGCACCAGATGACGCTGGAACAATGGGAACGTGTGATGCGCATCAACGTGACCGGCACCTTCCTTTGCACCAAGCATGCCATCGCGGCCATGGAGCGCGCGGGCGGCGGCGCCATCGTCAACGTATCGTCGATGTATGGCGTGGTCGGCGGCCCTGATGTGCCGGCCTATCATGCATCGAAGGGTGCGGTACGTCTGATGGCAAAAACCGACGCACTGCTCTACGCGACCAAGAATATCCGCGCCAACTCCATCCATCCGGGCTTTATCCGCACGCCGATGGTGGAACATGCGCTGAGCAAGCTCGGCCCGCTCGAACATGTGATCGCCGGCATGGCGCAGCTCAACCCGGTGCAGCGCATCGGCGTGCCGGAAGATATCGCCGCCGGTATCCTGTACCTGGTGTCCGATGCCGGCCGTTATGTGACCGGTACGGAACTGATCATCGACGGCGGCTATACCGCGCGTTAA
- a CDS encoding 4-hydroxyphenylacetate 3-hydroxylase family protein has protein sequence MSRTAKTHLESLNDGREVYINGERITNHVQHPAFKNSVLSAAKMYDFLHEPQNVDHLTFRSPKTGEAVSKMWQLPTTYAELVDRRKALEAWSELSCGFFGRSPDHVASALCGMYMGMPLFERHGKERGAALSAYYEYARDNDLYLTYVIVNPQADRSKSAAEQAEEFLVAGVVDEDHEGITIKGAKMLGTGCPMANEVMVAAIQPLKQGDEKYSFTAMVPLNAKGVKLLSRKSYEQNAVSKFDNPLSSSFDENDAVLYFDEVKVPWERVFVHNDVRMASAQWHEIPTHCYQNYQCQVRLVVKMRFLLGLTRKIAETNGVIGFPAVREALGQMAAEVSMVEGMLEAMEASGKHYGPYYVPSAERLYASNVLTQQLYPNFVQRMRELAGGGLIMLPSSVSDMLNSETASYIRQTQISPATDSLGRVKLFKLAWDAIGSEFGSRHVQYEMFYSGANMVTRAHAYRTYDWDKSLSLVDKFMSSYDLDSPKSNTGYIAKAA, from the coding sequence ATGTCACGTACCGCGAAAACCCATCTCGAAAGTTTGAATGACGGGCGCGAAGTGTACATCAATGGTGAACGCATCACCAATCATGTGCAGCATCCTGCCTTCAAGAACAGTGTGCTATCCGCCGCCAAAATGTATGATTTTCTTCACGAGCCACAGAACGTTGATCATCTGACGTTCCGCTCTCCGAAGACCGGCGAAGCCGTCAGCAAAATGTGGCAGTTGCCGACAACGTATGCAGAACTGGTCGACCGCCGGAAGGCGCTCGAAGCCTGGTCGGAGCTCTCCTGCGGCTTCTTCGGCCGCTCGCCCGACCATGTCGCCTCTGCCCTGTGCGGCATGTACATGGGTATGCCCTTGTTTGAGCGCCATGGTAAGGAACGCGGGGCCGCGCTGTCTGCCTACTATGAATATGCACGCGACAACGACCTGTACCTGACGTACGTCATCGTCAACCCGCAGGCCGATCGCAGCAAAAGCGCTGCCGAACAAGCCGAGGAATTTCTGGTCGCCGGTGTTGTCGATGAAGACCACGAAGGGATCACCATTAAAGGTGCCAAGATGCTGGGCACCGGCTGCCCGATGGCCAATGAAGTCATGGTGGCCGCCATCCAGCCCTTGAAGCAAGGCGACGAAAAATACAGTTTCACGGCAATGGTGCCGCTCAATGCCAAAGGCGTGAAACTACTGTCGCGGAAATCGTATGAGCAAAACGCGGTGTCGAAGTTCGACAATCCGCTGTCGTCATCTTTCGATGAGAACGACGCAGTACTATATTTCGATGAAGTCAAGGTGCCGTGGGAGCGCGTCTTTGTCCATAACGATGTGCGCATGGCATCAGCGCAATGGCACGAGATCCCGACGCATTGCTACCAGAACTACCAGTGCCAGGTCCGGCTTGTCGTCAAGATGCGTTTCCTGCTCGGCCTGACCAGAAAGATCGCAGAAACCAATGGCGTCATCGGTTTCCCGGCCGTCCGGGAAGCGCTGGGACAAATGGCCGCTGAAGTGTCGATGGTTGAGGGCATGCTTGAAGCGATGGAAGCATCGGGCAAGCACTACGGTCCCTATTATGTGCCGAGCGCCGAGCGCCTGTATGCATCTAACGTATTGACTCAGCAACTCTATCCGAATTTCGTGCAGAGAATGCGGGAGCTCGCCGGCGGTGGCCTGATCATGCTGCCCTCGTCCGTGTCCGACATGCTCAACAGTGAAACGGCATCGTACATCCGCCAGACCCAAATCTCTCCGGCAACCGATTCGCTGGGCCGGGTCAAGCTGTTCAAGCTTGCCTGGGACGCAATCGGCTCCGAGTTCGGTTCGCGCCACGTGCAGTACGAAATGTTCTATTCCGGCGCAAACATGGTCACCCGTGCACATGCCTATCGCACGTATGACTGGGACAAATCGCTCAGCCTGGTCGACAAGTTCATGTCCAGCTATGACCTCGATAGCCCGAAAAGCAATACTGGTTACATTGCCAAAGCCGCATAA
- a CDS encoding nuclear transport factor 2 family protein yields MIQTMMKQLLGTIRADVSPEQVKAAVNGYLDSWRDNDAEARGALFADDAVFEDPVGTPPIVGKAALFAFWQRTAAVPTRFEPTLERIVVCGNEALVEFTLRISIEGTPSCTIRILENFRIDKQGKIAHLRAFWDEHSVA; encoded by the coding sequence ATGATCCAAACCATGATGAAGCAATTGCTCGGCACGATACGCGCAGACGTGTCGCCCGAGCAGGTAAAGGCCGCGGTAAACGGCTATCTGGACAGCTGGCGCGACAATGATGCCGAAGCACGCGGCGCATTGTTTGCCGACGATGCGGTATTCGAAGATCCGGTCGGTACCCCGCCTATCGTCGGCAAGGCGGCACTGTTCGCATTCTGGCAGCGCACGGCAGCGGTACCAACCCGGTTCGAGCCGACGCTGGAGCGCATTGTCGTCTGCGGCAATGAAGCATTGGTGGAGTTCACGCTGCGCATCAGCATCGAAGGCACGCCGAGCTGCACCATCCGTATCCTGGAAAACTTCAGGATCGACAAGCAAGGCAAGATCGCGCATCTGCGCGCATTCTGGGACGAGCACAGCGTCGCATAG
- a CDS encoding cupin — protein sequence MPIEKEHKEFYTVDLGSNWETPPGYPSGIKQQILAGSLDEKAKRGTRTRHLRFEPGVHTTAPFKHDYWEEVYLVSGDLTVGNDAQGNGGVSYGPNTFACRPPDTPHGPFKSENGCLLLEIHYYDETGTQS from the coding sequence ATGCCAATCGAAAAAGAACACAAAGAATTTTATACCGTTGATCTCGGCAGTAACTGGGAAACGCCGCCCGGCTATCCGTCCGGTATCAAGCAACAAATTCTCGCGGGCAGCCTCGACGAAAAAGCCAAGCGCGGCACGCGTACCCGGCACCTTCGTTTTGAACCCGGCGTCCACACCACCGCGCCGTTCAAGCATGACTATTGGGAAGAAGTGTACCTGGTTTCCGGCGATCTTACCGTTGGCAACGATGCCCAGGGCAACGGCGGGGTCAGCTATGGTCCGAATACATTTGCATGCCGCCCGCCCGACACGCCGCACGGCCCGTTCAAGTCTGAAAACGGCTGTCTTCTGCTCGAGATCCATTATTACGACGAGACCGGAACCCAGTCATGA
- a CDS encoding MarR family winged helix-turn-helix transcriptional regulator encodes MTQKKATASTRPRKVVSAKKLEETDELSTIRQPVVAESNGKFQLRPSTSKLELLDEGGNTDHRFRQFLYDFSVLATQLETARAYLAAHVGVTSPQYNILMIIARNQGEEGVSVSDVARYLHVTGAFITAEVRKLENIGLVEKRPNPNDARSTLLRLSPEGETRIRDVEPERLFVNDNLFQNLSGKDFQHLSATLSSLLDDFANTNQMLQMRQERNKRAQASRNRKVG; translated from the coding sequence ATGACTCAAAAGAAAGCGACTGCGTCTACTCGTCCAAGGAAAGTCGTTTCTGCAAAGAAATTGGAAGAAACTGACGAACTCTCCACAATCCGTCAACCGGTCGTGGCGGAGAGCAATGGCAAATTCCAGTTAAGGCCAAGCACTTCAAAACTGGAATTACTTGATGAGGGAGGAAATACCGACCATCGATTCCGGCAGTTTCTATATGACTTTTCCGTGCTGGCGACCCAGCTCGAGACTGCACGCGCCTACCTTGCAGCGCATGTAGGCGTTACTTCGCCTCAATACAATATTTTGATGATCATTGCCCGCAATCAGGGCGAAGAGGGGGTCAGCGTGAGTGACGTTGCGCGGTATTTGCACGTCACTGGAGCTTTCATCACAGCTGAAGTAAGGAAGTTGGAAAATATCGGGCTGGTTGAAAAGCGGCCCAATCCCAATGATGCACGCAGCACGCTACTCAGGTTGTCGCCAGAAGGCGAAACCAGGATTCGCGATGTCGAACCGGAACGATTGTTCGTCAACGACAATCTATTCCAGAATCTTTCCGGGAAAGACTTTCAACATCTGTCGGCAACGCTTAGTTCGTTGCTAGATGATTTTGCAAATACGAATCAGATGCTGCAGATGCGACAAGAGCGCAACAAGCGCGCACAGGCTTCCCGTAATCGGAAAGTCGGCTGA
- a CDS encoding flavin reductase family protein: MTTTTFDPREFRNALGCYATGVAIISARTEAETDVGVTVNSFSSLSLDPPLILFSVAKTANILATFQKTAHFAVNILSEDQRALSNMFAKPSTADFTKASYRRGSNGAALFDEALAHLECFNFQQVDGGDHVIFVGRVESMAVLVPRNPLLFYRGAYGTYERNEVPPPSTAKRVVSTAEQVIRI; encoded by the coding sequence ATGACTACCACTACTTTCGATCCACGGGAATTCCGTAACGCGCTTGGTTGCTATGCCACAGGGGTCGCGATCATTTCCGCGCGCACGGAAGCTGAGACGGATGTCGGCGTCACCGTCAATTCCTTTTCTTCCTTGTCGCTGGACCCGCCGTTGATCCTGTTTTCCGTTGCCAAGACTGCCAATATCCTGGCCACCTTCCAGAAGACAGCGCATTTCGCGGTCAACATTCTGAGCGAGGATCAGCGCGCGCTGTCCAATATGTTCGCCAAACCATCGACCGCTGACTTCACTAAGGCAAGCTATCGCCGCGGCTCAAATGGCGCGGCGCTATTTGATGAGGCTCTCGCCCATCTAGAATGCTTCAATTTCCAGCAAGTCGACGGTGGCGATCACGTCATTTTTGTCGGACGAGTCGAATCGATGGCAGTGCTGGTGCCCCGTAACCCGCTCCTTTTCTATCGTGGCGCGTATGGCACTTATGAACGCAATGAAGTCCCTCCCCCGTCGACAGCTAAACGCGTTGTCAGCACCGCAGAACAGGTAATCCGCATATGA
- a CDS encoding amidase, whose product MKMAMRTLASRMRLLAQREQSSVNMTAEALAAATDPAGEGKRTFTRVYEEQAIATAEQVDQRRANGESLGPLAGIPVSIKDLFDVKGEATLAGSIALSDASPAEEDAAVVARLRSTGAVIVGRTNMTEFAYSGLGINPHYGTPLNPWDRQVGRIPGGSSSGSAISVTDGMAAVAIGTDTGGSVRIPAALCGLTGFKPTMRRFSTAGVLPLSPALDSVGVIAPTVQCCATVDSILTASPARLLADIDIRTLRIGVLQGYVLDGLDPHVARHFSDAVSVLEKAGAMVFDVDFAELSQIPEVNAQGGFAAVESYAWHQHLLERFAGRYDPRVLSRILRGRAITEQTHDELLAARRRIVMAANQQFVNTDVWILPTVPLVAPLVADLVNDDNAYYAANAAMLRNPSVFNFLDACALSVPCHLPGEAPVGLMVAAPGGADEHLLRVGTAIEKTLAHAGRAIVPD is encoded by the coding sequence ATGAAGATGGCCATGCGCACGCTTGCATCACGGATGCGCTTGCTCGCCCAGCGTGAGCAATCCAGCGTCAATATGACAGCGGAGGCGCTGGCTGCCGCTACCGATCCCGCTGGCGAAGGCAAGCGTACCTTTACCCGGGTCTATGAGGAGCAAGCGATCGCAACGGCTGAACAGGTCGACCAGCGGCGTGCAAATGGCGAATCCCTCGGGCCGCTGGCAGGCATTCCGGTCTCCATCAAGGATCTGTTCGACGTCAAGGGCGAAGCGACCCTAGCAGGCTCAATTGCCTTATCTGACGCAAGTCCCGCCGAAGAAGATGCCGCCGTGGTGGCTCGCCTGCGTTCAACCGGCGCTGTCATTGTCGGCCGCACCAACATGACGGAGTTTGCGTACTCCGGTCTCGGTATCAACCCGCACTACGGCACGCCGCTCAATCCCTGGGACCGACAGGTCGGCCGGATACCCGGTGGCTCGTCGTCCGGGTCAGCTATTTCGGTAACGGATGGAATGGCAGCCGTGGCCATCGGCACTGACACAGGCGGCTCGGTACGCATTCCGGCTGCGCTCTGCGGCCTGACCGGTTTCAAACCTACCATGCGCAGATTCTCTACGGCGGGTGTGTTGCCACTGTCGCCGGCCCTCGATTCGGTTGGTGTCATCGCACCAACCGTCCAGTGCTGCGCCACCGTCGACAGTATCCTGACGGCCTCTCCCGCGCGGCTCTTGGCCGACATCGACATACGGACCCTACGCATTGGCGTACTTCAAGGATATGTCCTCGACGGGCTGGATCCCCATGTGGCTAGGCACTTTTCGGACGCCGTCAGCGTCCTTGAAAAAGCAGGCGCTATGGTGTTCGATGTCGACTTTGCCGAGTTGTCGCAGATTCCCGAAGTCAATGCACAAGGCGGGTTCGCGGCCGTGGAGTCGTACGCCTGGCACCAACATCTTCTGGAACGTTTTGCCGGCAGATACGATCCGCGTGTGCTGTCACGCATTTTGCGTGGCCGGGCGATTACGGAACAAACTCATGACGAACTGCTTGCTGCGCGACGACGCATCGTCATGGCTGCTAACCAGCAGTTTGTCAACACTGACGTATGGATTCTGCCCACCGTTCCCCTGGTTGCTCCACTGGTTGCCGACCTCGTCAACGATGACAACGCCTATTACGCAGCGAATGCCGCCATGTTGCGCAACCCGAGTGTCTTCAATTTCCTAGATGCGTGCGCACTATCGGTGCCGTGCCATCTTCCCGGTGAAGCACCGGTGGGGCTCATGGTGGCGGCACCTGGCGGCGCCGACGAACACTTGCTCCGTGTAGGTACGGCAATTGAAAAAACCCTTGCGCACGCTGGACGGGCAATCGTACCCGATTAG
- a CDS encoding LLM class flavin-dependent oxidoreductase yields MKFSLIYEAQMVDTSRANEAKVFHDTIEQCLLAEELGFDNVWAVEHTSLTQYSHMSAPETFLAFLAGRTTRLGIGHGVVCLPHKMNHPIKVAERIATLDILSKGRLHFGMGKGGTQQEAGAFGEQLDKLQPQIDESMDIIPKMWREGVFEYKSKTTGLEIPPRPIHPKPYQDPHPPMYMACTRHETLVTAGKRGLGALVLGFGGPEDIRKKVQTYHDAFAHRDIKEQVGEFATRHVAALCPATVLDDAERARRVGVRGQRFFAESLARWYQNGPEPQVDDLDAEETIHIMDKSRQQVEAYLGQEKISYGTEATGMYNAEHAYGSAEQCINYVQQLIDAGADEILFLVQMGTVPAEIQLETVRNIGTKVIPHFRTQANKAKIASDKAAASVAVNVEA; encoded by the coding sequence ATGAAGTTCTCCCTGATCTATGAAGCGCAGATGGTCGATACCTCGCGCGCCAATGAAGCCAAGGTTTTCCACGACACCATCGAGCAATGCTTGCTGGCGGAAGAACTCGGTTTCGACAATGTGTGGGCGGTCGAGCATACTTCGCTGACGCAGTATTCGCACATGTCGGCGCCGGAAACCTTCCTCGCCTTCCTCGCCGGCCGCACTACCCGTCTCGGCATCGGCCACGGCGTGGTCTGCCTGCCGCACAAGATGAACCATCCGATCAAGGTGGCCGAACGCATCGCCACGCTCGACATCCTGTCCAAGGGCCGTCTGCACTTCGGCATGGGCAAGGGCGGCACGCAGCAGGAAGCCGGCGCCTTCGGTGAACAGCTCGACAAGCTGCAACCGCAGATCGATGAGTCGATGGATATCATTCCGAAGATGTGGCGCGAAGGTGTTTTCGAGTACAAGAGCAAGACCACCGGTCTCGAGATTCCGCCGCGTCCGATCCATCCGAAGCCGTACCAGGATCCGCATCCGCCGATGTACATGGCGTGTACGCGGCATGAAACGCTGGTCACCGCCGGCAAGCGCGGACTCGGCGCGCTGGTACTCGGCTTTGGCGGACCGGAAGATATCCGCAAGAAGGTGCAAACCTATCATGACGCATTCGCCCATCGCGATATCAAGGAACAGGTCGGCGAGTTCGCAACGCGCCACGTCGCCGCACTATGCCCGGCCACCGTGCTCGACGATGCCGAACGCGCGCGCCGCGTCGGTGTACGCGGTCAACGCTTCTTTGCCGAGTCGCTCGCGCGCTGGTACCAGAACGGACCGGAACCGCAGGTCGACGATCTGGACGCCGAAGAAACCATCCACATCATGGACAAGTCGCGGCAGCAGGTCGAAGCCTATCTCGGTCAGGAAAAGATTTCGTACGGCACCGAAGCGACCGGCATGTACAACGCGGAGCATGCCTACGGCAGCGCCGAGCAATGCATCAATTACGTGCAGCAACTGATCGACGCCGGCGCCGACGAGATCCTGTTCCTGGTGCAGATGGGCACCGTCCCGGCCGAGATCCAGTTGGAGACCGTGCGCAATATCGGTACCAAGGTGATTCCGCATTTCCGTACGCAAGCCAACAAGGCTAAGATAGCTTCCGATAAGGCGGCCGCGTCGGTTGCCGTCAATGTGGAGGCATAA
- a CDS encoding ABC transporter substrate-binding protein: MIRKKKLASALLLALAAIAQGTLAQNTVSGNVIKIGVLTDMTSLFSDIGGMGSVTAAKMAVEDFGGKVKGMPIELVFADHQNKTDVAAGKAREWFDTQNVDAVVDLLPSSVALAVAEVARQKDKIALVSGAGTSRLTNENCSPNTVHYTYDTYALASNTVNALANQANDSWYFLTVDYALGASLEKDATDAITANKGKKLGSIRHPTNASDVASYLLQAQASGAKVIALANAGGDLVSIMKQADQFGLLKTKKQTIAGLHVFISDVHSMGLPVAQGMVLTTGFYWDLNDQTRKWSHRFFERQKKMPTMNHAGIYSSVMHYLKAIESAGTDNAATVMARMKSTPINDFFAQNGRIREDGRMVHDMYLVEVKSPQESKKPWDYYKVKATIPADQAFLPLSKSVCPLIKK; this comes from the coding sequence ATGATCAGGAAGAAAAAGCTCGCGTCAGCGCTCTTGTTGGCGCTCGCCGCAATCGCCCAGGGCACACTTGCCCAAAACACCGTATCAGGCAACGTCATCAAGATTGGTGTGTTGACCGATATGACGTCCCTGTTTTCGGATATCGGTGGAATGGGCTCAGTCACCGCCGCAAAGATGGCCGTTGAAGATTTTGGCGGCAAGGTCAAGGGTATGCCGATCGAGCTGGTATTTGCGGATCACCAGAATAAAACGGATGTAGCGGCCGGCAAGGCGCGTGAATGGTTTGATACGCAGAACGTCGACGCCGTCGTGGATCTGCTTCCTTCCTCGGTGGCGCTGGCGGTAGCAGAAGTCGCACGGCAAAAGGACAAGATTGCACTCGTTAGCGGCGCAGGTACGTCGCGACTGACCAACGAGAACTGCTCGCCTAATACCGTCCATTACACCTACGACACCTATGCGCTGGCGAGCAATACGGTCAATGCGCTGGCGAATCAGGCCAATGACTCCTGGTATTTCCTGACCGTCGACTATGCGCTTGGCGCTTCGCTGGAAAAGGATGCCACCGATGCGATCACGGCAAACAAGGGCAAGAAACTGGGCTCCATTCGCCATCCGACCAATGCGTCCGATGTCGCTTCCTACCTGTTACAGGCACAAGCGTCGGGTGCCAAGGTGATCGCACTTGCCAATGCTGGCGGCGACCTGGTCAGCATCATGAAGCAGGCGGATCAGTTCGGCCTGCTGAAGACAAAAAAGCAGACCATCGCCGGCCTGCATGTCTTCATCTCGGATGTGCACTCCATGGGTCTGCCGGTTGCCCAAGGCATGGTGCTGACCACGGGATTTTACTGGGATCTCAACGACCAGACCAGAAAGTGGTCTCATCGCTTCTTTGAGCGCCAGAAGAAGATGCCGACGATGAACCACGCTGGAATTTACTCATCGGTCATGCACTATCTGAAGGCGATTGAGAGCGCGGGAACGGACAATGCGGCCACAGTGATGGCCCGCATGAAGAGTACGCCCATCAATGACTTCTTTGCGCAAAACGGCCGCATCCGCGAAGACGGCCGAATGGTCCATGACATGTATCTCGTTGAAGTCAAGTCACCCCAAGAATCGAAAAAACCTTGGGACTACTACAAGGTCAAGGCCACCATTCCTGCCGATCAAGCATTCCTTCCGCTCTCCAAGAGCGTTTGTCCCCTCATCAAAAAATAG
- a CDS encoding DUF2848 domain-containing protein has translation MNTYIEQEDEQTSTLKFCINEERRVVTVKDLVIAGWAGRNPAAIEHHIQELAALGVARPRNIPSFYRLSASLLTTDRQLDFVGNDSSGEVECVLVSLSDGMYVGVGSDHTDRKVEAYGVTVSKQMCPKPIGRNLWKLDALLDHWDRLVLRSWVTRNGERMLYQEGSVTGLLHPLDLMRRFNEQDHLQPGTVMFCGTLPVKGQIGGGELFEIELEDPVLNRHLKHQYSARTLAYAD, from the coding sequence ATGAACACGTATATCGAGCAAGAGGACGAGCAAACCAGCACGCTTAAGTTCTGTATCAATGAAGAACGGCGTGTCGTCACAGTGAAAGATCTCGTCATTGCGGGTTGGGCCGGCCGGAATCCGGCTGCCATTGAACATCATATCCAGGAACTGGCTGCTCTCGGCGTAGCACGCCCACGCAACATTCCTAGCTTTTATCGGCTCAGTGCCAGTCTGCTGACTACGGATCGTCAACTCGACTTTGTCGGCAACGACAGCAGCGGCGAGGTCGAGTGTGTGCTGGTGTCGCTTTCCGATGGCATGTATGTAGGTGTCGGGTCCGACCATACCGACCGCAAGGTGGAAGCCTACGGCGTGACGGTGTCCAAGCAAATGTGCCCCAAGCCCATCGGTCGCAATCTCTGGAAACTCGATGCCCTGCTGGACCATTGGGATCGTCTCGTATTGCGTTCATGGGTCACCAGAAACGGCGAACGCATGCTGTATCAGGAAGGATCGGTCACCGGCTTGCTTCATCCGCTCGATTTGATGCGCCGCTTCAACGAGCAGGATCATCTGCAGCCGGGAACCGTCATGTTCTGCGGAACATTGCCTGTAAAAGGCCAAATCGGCGGCGGGGAACTCTTTGAGATCGAACTGGAAGATCCGGTACTGAACCGTCATTTGAAACACCAATATTCCGCACGCACACTCGCTTACGCGGATTGA